From Entelurus aequoreus isolate RoL-2023_Sb linkage group LG22, RoL_Eaeq_v1.1, whole genome shotgun sequence, one genomic window encodes:
- the LOC133639530 gene encoding bifunctional apoptosis regulator-like, whose product MHGDSPHDTQEASEEDRFLSTSSTSNQISKQEFSCHCCYDVLVNPTTLTCGHNFCRHCLALWWKSSHKNECPECRERWEGFPKVNILLREATDKLFSEVVQQRQAEIQANTKISQSLQAFQRYGNNLGKFKPKQHKAVGFFLSGVFAALSCVAVLLLLYQWSSGGEATTQQQPDLLVSKPVSQWTPAEVVFWLENLGPWANLYRESFLQESVNGRLLLMMEEEELRKPPYSIQNQAHRRTVLTELYRVKSQGLSSPHNLWEYKAANSGKSLFLLYAMKSSPRLTLLYLYLFDYSETFLPFLHTCCPPTSLASQPMETHFNSWTEPRWEQWTTFMVKYFLLPYQLIAEFAWDWLSVHYWTSLFVIVNAVLLSVLEACLLWNLRTARLRTLPSMMGNHLWTMLSQGLAFALMWPLVPQLVCNCLFYWALFISPIMNVDRVVQQLTHPETAAL is encoded by the exons ATGCATGGGGATTCACCACACGACACCCAGGAAGCGTCCGAGGAAGACCGCTTCCTCTCAACGTCTTCCACGAGCAACCAAATATCCAAACAGGAGTTCTCCTGCCATTGCTGCTACGACGTCCTGGTAAACCCCACCACTTTGACCTGCGGCCATAACTTTTGCCGCCACTGTCTGGCCCTGTGGTGGAAGTCCTCTCACAAGAACGAGTGTCCCGAGTGCCGGGAGAGGTGGGAAGGCTTTCCCAAAGTCAATATACTGCTGAG agAGGCAACAGACAAGTTATTTAGCGAAGTTGTACAGCAAAGGCAAGCAGAGATCCAAGCAAACACCAAAATCTCTCAAAGCTTACAAGCTTTCCAGAG GTATGGTAACAATTTGGGTAAATTTAAGCCCAAACAGCACAAAGCAGTCGGCTTCTTCCTCTCCGGAGTCTTTGCTGCTCTTTCATGTGTGGCG GTATTGTTGCTGTTGTATCAGTGGAGCAGCGGTGGTGAGGCGACAACGCAGCAACAACCGGACCTATTGGTCAGCAAACCCGTATCGCAATGGACGCCAGCAGAAGTTGTCTTCTGGCTGGAAAACCTGGGACCCTGGGCCAATCTGTACAGAGAGTCTTTCCTGCAGGAGAGTGTCAATGGCAG ATTATTATtgatgatggaggaagaagagctgCGAAAGCCTCCTTATAGCATCCAAAATCAGGCTCACCGACGCACCGTCCTGACGGAGCTCTACAGAGTCAAGTCTCAGGGACTCAGCTCTCCTCATAACCTATGGGAATACAAG GCAGCTAACTCAGGGAAGTCTCTGTTCCTGCTCTATGCCATGAAGAGCTCACCACGCCTCACTCTCCTCTACTTGTATTTATTCGACTACTCCGAAACCTTCCTGCCCTTTCTACACACCTGCTGCCCTCCCACCAGCCTTGCCAGTCAGCCAATGGAGACCCACTTTAACTCCTGG ACGGAACCCCGCTGGGAACAGTGGACCACATTCATGGTCAAGTACTTCCTGCTTCCATACCAGCTGATCGCAGAGTTCGCTTGGGACTGGCTGTCCGTCCACTACTGGACCTCTCTGTTTGTCATCGTCAACGCCGTGCTGCTGTCTGTGTTGGAAGCCTGCTTGCTGTGGAACCTCAGGACAGCTAGGCTCAG GACACTTCCGAGCATGATGGGGAACCACTTGTGGACGATGCTATCTCAGGGACTGGCCTTTGCTCTCATGTGGCCTTTAGTGCCTCAGTTGGTGTGCAACTGCCTCTTCTACTGGGCTCTCTTTATAAGCCCGATCATGAACGTTGACCGGGTGGTGCAGCAGCTCACGCACCCAGAAACCGCAGCGCTGTAG